DNA from Thermoanaerobaculia bacterium:
GCACGAGCCACCCGACGGACCCATCGCGCCGCCATCAGCCGGCCGACTCCGCTTCCCGCCGCGACCGGTACACCAGCACCTTCACCTCTTCGAGCGTCACCATCCCGTCCTCGATCATCGGGTCGAGCTCGGTGAGAAACGGTTCGATGCGTTCCCTTCGATCCACGATCTCGACCACGATCGGCAGGTCCTCCGAAAGGCGCAGGATCGAGGCGCGGTGA
Protein-coding regions in this window:
- a CDS encoding DUF190 domain-containing protein, with translation HRASILRLSEDLPIVVEIVDRRERIEPFLTELDPMIEDGMVTLEEVKVLVYRSRREAESAG